A region of the Terriglobia bacterium genome:
CCTGAACCAATCGGGGATATGGGACATCTGGGAAGTTCCGGCGCTTGGTGGTACGCCGCGGCGGCTGATTCTTAATGCGAAGGACCCGGCGTGGTCTCCCGACGGCCGGACGCTTGCTTATGAGAACAGCGTGACCGGGGCATTATGGATTTCCGAACTTTCCGGCCAGAACGCGCACCTGATAGAGCCAACCGGAGAGCCTCGCCTGCGTTTCACCGAGGCGCGCTTTTCCCCTGATGGCCGTGAGCTTGCAATTGTGGAAAGGAGAAGCGGGCCTTACGGAGGATTGGACGTTGTTGATGTCGCCTCAGGTAAGTTGCGGCGATTGACTTATCGGAGCTCACTGGCACTTTCGCCCGCCTGGTCGCCGGACGGAAAGGTCATTTATTTCACCTCTAACCGGAGCGGGACCATGAACGTATGGAAAATCTCCGCAGCCGGCGGGGAGCCGGAGCAAATTACGGCTGGCCAGGGGGATGACGCCCAACTGGATGTTTCGCCAGACGGCAAGCGGATCGTTTTTTCGACTTTTCGCGAGAGGGCATACATCGCCGAATTGGATCTGGCATTAAAGCCTGGAGAGCAAAATCTGAAACCGCTTACGACGGACCCTGCACGGAGTCAGCGTGGGCCGGCATACTCTCCGGACGGAAAGCATCTTGCCTACTTTTCCGACATGAAGGGCGTTGAGAAAGGAGGCATCTGGCTCGCCGATGCCGACGGTTCGAATCCAGTGGAACTGGTTCAGGAAAGTGGCTTCATCAATATCTTCCCACGCTGGACTCCGGACGGCAAATGGCTGGTCTACCTTTCAGGTGCTGCTCTCGGACCAGAGATACGTCGCATTTCCATTTCGGGTGGTGTTCCTCAAACATTGGTTAAGGACGCAAACACGGTTGACCTCATGTCGGACGTCGGCCCTGATGGCCGGCTGATCTACCTGATGCCCAATAGTCAGGTCGTGACCTTTGACCCTCATAACCATAAGGAGCACACACTCGCAACGCTCCCAACCGGCTGGAAATGCGAGTTGCTTCGCTGGTCTCCCGAAGGCCGTGCGGTCGGTTTTATCGTGCATTCAAGCACCGAAGACGACCCGAACGCAGGACTTTGGGTCTCCGATTTCAGGAACCCGCCTCGACAGGTCTTCCACGGTTGGGCCGCCTGGTATGCGCGGGGTCCCAATGATGAAATTTACGTCCTGGAGCGCAAGGCTGATCTGAGCGGTGTCCTTTGGAAGGTTGGCTGGAATGGTAAGGGCCTCACCCGTGTTCCCAGCCCCGTCCCCCTCACTCGCCTTTCTTATTGGGTGCAGCCAGGTCAAAACTCCCAGGACTATTTCGACGTGTCGCAGGACGGGCGCCACCTGAGCGTTACTGCCGAATCGGTCCTGCAAGCGAATATCGGCATGATAGAGAACGTGCGCTAACAGTTTGGGTGATTCGCCCTGGGGCGTGGCCCAGGCGTGGCTGCACCGCGAGTTGAGCGGGAAGAAACCCGATGAATGAACGCTGGCAGGAAATCGAACAGATTTATCACCGGGCGCTGGAGCTGGATGGGAGCGCGCGGGCGGAGTTTCTCGCGAGGACCTGTGACGGCGATCCCGCTCTGCGGGCTGAAGTTGAATCCCTGCTGGCGCACGGAGATCAGGCTGGAAGTTACCTCGAAACTCCGCCCGTCGAGATGGCGGCGAAAGCATTGGGGAAAGGTGACCGCTCGCCGGCCGCTTCGAATGCGGCGCTTGAACCCGGCACGATGATTGCGCACTATCGCGTCACTGCCAGTCTGGGCGCGGGCGGCATGGGGGAAGTCTATCGCGCCCGCGACACCAAGCTGCAGCGCGACGTCGCCCTGAAAATCCTGCCGCAGGCGATGGCCCGCGATCGCGAGCGCATGGCGCGATTCGAGCGCGAAGCCCAGGTGCTGGCTTCGCTCAATCATCCCAACATTGCGGCGATCTACGGCCTCGAAGAATCGAACGGCATCCGTGCCCTGGCGATGGAGCTGGTGGAAGGCGCGACGCTGGCCGAGAAGATCGTAGGGGAGGGCTCTGCCCTCCCGCGGGAGCCCAAAGGGCTCCCCTACCCTGACGCCTTATCAATGGCCCGCCAGCTTGCCGAAGCGCTCGAATACGCGCATGAACGCGGCGTTATCCATCGCGACCTGAAACCGGCCAACGTGAAGATCACACCCGAAGGCACGGTGAAGGTGCTGGACTTTGGCCTGGCCAAGGTGCTTAGTGGCATGGGCGCCTCGCCCGTGCATGGACAAGATACCCATGCCACAGATCAGAATTCGCCCACCCTGAGTATGACAGGGACAGAACCGGGCATGATTCTGGGCACAGCCGCCTACATGAGCCCGCAACAGGCCAAGGGGCTGAACGCGGACCGGCGCTGCGACATCTGGGCGTTCGGCTGCGTGCTCTACGAGATGCTTTCGGGCCGGAAAGCATTCGAAGGCGAAACCATTTCGGAGGTGCTGGTGGCCGTCCTGACCAAGGAGCCAGACCTGGCCGCGCTGCCTGCAACTACGCCGCAAACGATTCTGCAACTCATCCGCCGCTGCCTGCAAAAAGACCTGCGCCAGCGGCTGCAAGCCATCGGCGAGGCCCGCATTGCAATTGAGGAAGAATTGAGTGGCACGGGCGTCCCGCCCGTGATCGAACATGGGCAGGATGCCCATGCCACTCGCGCCACGTCTCCCCTGCGCCGCGCCCTGCCGTGGCTGCTTGCCGCGGTGGCCGTCGTGGCGCTGGCAGGCTGGTGGCGTGCGAATCGAAATGCGGCTCCCTCGCCCGGCTGGTCCGGAGAACTCTTGTCTGGCCCCACCATTGCTTTCTTTCCCCGTGTTTCTCCCGATGGGCGCCTGATTGCCTTTCAAGCCATGGTGGACAACATCGCGCAGGTTGCCGTGATGGACCGTGCGTCCGGCAACTGGACGGTGCTTACTCATGATCGAACCCATGGCCCGACGAGCAGCAGCCCCAGCTGGTCGCACGACGGTTCAAGGATTTTCTTCGATCGGATCATTTCTCAACCTGTTGGGATCTACTCGGTTCCTAGCCTGGGTGGTGAAGAACGCTTGCTCCTGGCAAACGCGGCCAGCCCCCAGGCCCTGCCTGACGGCACCATGCTGGTTGTCCGGGTCGACCCCGACCGCCGGAACCAGATTTACCACTTCTGGCCGGATACCGGGCGCCTGCAGGCCCTTGGGGCTTGGGTGGACTTCCATTATTCTGCTCCCATACGAATATTCCCAACAGGCAAGGAGGCAGTCTTTTTCGGAGGCGTGAAAGAAGAGGAACCCGACCATCTGTATTTGCTGAACATCGCCACTGGCACAGCGCGGCGGCTGGCGCCGGAACTGGTGCTTAGTAGTTCTTATTATTCCGGTTCCATGTTTCCCCTCGCGGTGACTCCAGGCGGGGAGTCGGTCCTGATCGATCTTCCCTCCGGCAATCTGCATCGAATCGTTGCCATCCCTCGATCCGGAGCAAGTCCCGTTCGCACCTTGATGACGCTAACGTCATTAGCATGGTCCCTCGACGCTTCACCTGACGGCAGTATCTATGTCGACCAGGTTGAACGCCCACTTGAAATGCTGAGGCTCCCCCAGTCTGGCGGGACGCCGGAGGTGCTGGCAACAAGCGAAACCTACACGCAGTACGATGCTGCCCCCATTGAATTCGCTGACGGACGCTTCCTTCTGCCCACATTGAATGCAGGGCAGCTTCGTTTGCTGCTGGGCAAGC
Encoded here:
- a CDS encoding protein kinase; the protein is MNERWQEIEQIYHRALELDGSARAEFLARTCDGDPALRAEVESLLAHGDQAGSYLETPPVEMAAKALGKGDRSPAASNAALEPGTMIAHYRVTASLGAGGMGEVYRARDTKLQRDVALKILPQAMARDRERMARFEREAQVLASLNHPNIAAIYGLEESNGIRALAMELVEGATLAEKIVGEGSALPREPKGLPYPDALSMARQLAEALEYAHERGVIHRDLKPANVKITPEGTVKVLDFGLAKVLSGMGASPVHGQDTHATDQNSPTLSMTGTEPGMILGTAAYMSPQQAKGLNADRRCDIWAFGCVLYEMLSGRKAFEGETISEVLVAVLTKEPDLAALPATTPQTILQLIRRCLQKDLRQRLQAIGEARIAIEEELSGTGVPPVIEHGQDAHATRATSPLRRALPWLLAAVAVVALAGWWRANRNAAPSPGWSGELLSGPTIAFFPRVSPDGRLIAFQAMVDNIAQVAVMDRASGNWTVLTHDRTHGPTSSSPSWSHDGSRIFFDRIISQPVGIYSVPSLGGEERLLLANAASPQALPDGTMLVVRVDPDRRNQIYHFWPDTGRLQALGAWVDFHYSAPIRIFPTGKEAVFFGGVKEEEPDHLYLLNIATGTARRLAPELVLSSSYYSGSMFPLAVTPGGESVLIDLPSGNLHRIVAIPRSGASPVRTLMTLTSLAWSLDASPDGSIYVDQVERPLEMLRLPQSGGTPEVLATSETYTQYDAAPIEFADGRFLLPTLNAGQLRLLLGKPGGSFVPLVETAEETAPPMVQLGNDELALMVGSPPARTLSIASIKEGRIIRRFKQTEGKQIDSVAASTDGKSLYYASSGAIWSISSGDGNPSRICDGDSVAVDPNGRSLIVNLIEQQHVRLETVPLSGGPPEEIRLRDDLPLTPNALGSNGINKDRKLLVGVAPADSWFWGLGIFDLATKKLRQVPVKYACDVVMPAWARDGNILLTAFPMRTHIWRFRPAR